The genomic region GCGTCGGTGCGCCTAGATTGCCCCAATCGAGGTAATTGAGCTTGAGGCGTTGGGACACGAAGCTGTGCGAAGTCGGGCCGATATCGTCGTCCATATTGTGATCCCTGACAGGTGAATTCCCGAGCCGTCTCAATGATTGGAGTGAGTCAGGCCATTACCGAGCCGTATCGAAATCAAGCCTACTTGTATATCTATGTTGTCTAGGTGATATACATCCCGCGCCTGTTTGAAAATGCGAATCGCCCCGAAACGAGGGTGACGCGATAGGACGAGGGGATCAGACGATGACGCTTTCATCGGTGATGCGGTGTTCGTGTTCGGTTATGTTCGCAACCTTTGCTTGCGCGCCCGCGCTGGCTCAGGCTCAGGCCGCCGGGGTTGGCCAGGAAGATGTCGCCGGTTTGCCTTCGACGAGCGCCGACGCCGCACAGCAGGGCGACATCGTCGTGACCGGTCTGCGCCGCTCCGCCACGGCGCAGGACACGGCCGCCGCGATCTCCGTGCTCAATGCCGACCAACTCGACAAGACCGGCGTACTGGGTACGGCCACGCTCCAGTTCCAGACGCCGGGTCTGCTCGTATCGCAGGATCTCGGCCTGCAGACCCAGGTCTATATCCGCGGCATCGGTTCCAACCTGCAGGGCATCGCGACCGCAAACAGCGTCTCGACCTATCTTGACGGCGTCTATCTGCCCAATACGACGCAGACCAACCAGAGCTTCAACGATATCGAGCGTATCGAGGTGCTGAAGGGGCCGCAGGCGACACTATACGGTCGTAACGCAACCGGCGGTGCGATCAACATCGTGACGCAGGAACCCTCCAGCCAGATGGAGGGCAAGGCCGACGTCAGTTACGGAAATTACAATGACGTGAATCTGCGCGGCTCGCTCTCGGGGCCGGTTGTCGACGACGTGCTGCTCGCGCGGTTCTCCGCTCAATATGAAAACCGCGACGGCTATTACCGTAACCTCTACACAGGCCACAACATTGCGAACCTGCGGATCGCTGGATTTCGCGCTGCGCTCAAGGTCATTCCAGCCAGCAATTTCGATATCATTCTGCGCGGTGATTATACCTATACGGAGAGTGGAGATTTCCTGAAACTTCGTCCTGCGACATCGGTATATTATGCCGGCAATCCCCAATATTATACCAGCGATCCACGCGCAGTATATTATGATATAGAGCCGTCACAGCCGGCGCGCGATTACGGTGTCAGCGGCACGATCCACTGGTCCACCCCGATTGGTAAGGTCACGTCGATCACCAGCGATCGCGTCTATGCCGTCGGGCCGATCTATTATGACAGCGACCAGGTGCCGCAGCCGGGAACTTACTTCCCGAACGGTGTCGGCGCGATCGGCTCCTATGTCCGGTCGAATTCGCTCTATCACGAGACTTATTTGTCGACCGACGAGAAGCGCCCACTTTCGGCGATCATCGGCGGCACATATTTCCACGAGAATGCGTCCGAGTTCAAACGTATCCTCGGGCCAAGTCTGGCACAGCCGAGAACTTTCACCGATCGCTATGCCAGAACGACAGCCTATTCGGGCTATATCGATGCCAAGCTCAAGCTGGGCCAGCTCAGCATCGTCGGCGGCATACGCTATACCACCGAAAACAGGGCATATGACTTCTACCGGACCGATCCCGTCGGCGCGCCGACCTTCAATACCCGCAAGGACAGCAAATGGTCGCCACGCATCGGCGTCGAGTTCCGGCCGAGCCCTGATCTGCTCTTGTATGCAACCGCGACGAGCGGGTTCAAGAGCGGCGGATTCAACACCGACGTGCCGACCAACAGCTTCGGTCCGGAAAGCATCTGGTCATATGAAGGCGGGCTAAAATCGACGTTCCTCGATCATCGCGTGCGCTTCAACGTCTCGGGCTTCTATTACGATTACAAGGACATCCAGGTCCTGCAATATCTCACCGTCAACGGAGTGATATCACCGATTATCACCAATGCCGGCACCGCGACATTGTACGGAAGTGATGCGACGCTCGATATCAAGGCGACGCAGAACTTTACTGTGGGTGGGGGCTTGTCCTGGCTCCATTCGGCATTCGGTTCGGCATTATTCTGCGATCCGCTCAAGGGATCGTGCACCAACACCGATCCCGCGCAGCGGCCATTCTTCGATGTCAAAGGCAATCGCCTGCCGCGCGCGCCGGAAATCTCGGCTAACTTCTACGCCGATTACAAGATCGAGCTAGGCTCGGGCGACCTGACGTTTCACGGCGATGGTTCGTATCGTTCACGCACTTATTACACGGTGTTCCAGAACCCGATCTATTCCGCGCCGGGTTTCTGGCTGTTCGGCGCCAACGTGCGCTATACCGCGTCGACCGGGTGGTTCATTGAGGCATATGGGCAAAACCTCGCCAACAAGCTCGCGGTCACCCAGATCATCAACAGTTCACCGCTGCGCAACCCGGCGACCGGCGCGATCCTTTACGGCACGGCGGCCGAATTCGACCGGTTCGCTCCGCCGCGCACTTATGGCGTTCGTATCGGGACAAAATTTTGAAGCCGGAGGCGGCAGTCTCCGAGATGGACGGGCGCGGCCTTCCCGCGCCGCGGATCGCATGGACGGCGGTGGGCGTGCTGCTGCTGCTTTATGCACTTGCCCTGATCGATCGACAGATCATTGCTCTGATGGTCGGGCCGATCAGGGCTGATCTCGGAATTTCCGACACCCAGATCGGCCTGCTGCAGGGCTTTGCCTTTGCGCTGCTATATGCGCTCTTCGGCCTGCCGCTCGGTCTGGCGGCCGATCGGCTGCCGCGTTGCCGCGTGATCTTCGCCGGCGTATTGGTCTGGGCGCTTGCGGCAACGGCATGCGGGCTGGCGCGCGATTTTTCTGAGTTGCTCACCGCTCGCGTGCTTGTCGGCGCGGGAGAGGCGGCGCTTGCACCGGCCGCCTATTCGATGCTCAGCGATCTGTTTCCGAAGAAGCGGTTGACGCTCGCTTTGGGGGTTTTCGCGGTCGGCGCGCAGCTTGGCGCTTCATCGTCGCTGGCGATCGGCGGCCTGATCGTGGAGGCGGCGAAGAACGGTGTGACATTGCCCGTTCTCGGCCACGTCAATGCATGGCGCTTCGGATTTCTGGCAACGGGCGCGCCGGGCTTGCTGCTTGCCTTCCTGATCTTTCTGGTCCCGGAGCCTGCGCGGCGCGGCGTCTCCGCCGCGCGCGGCACATGGCGTGAGCTGTTCGTCTTCCTTTTTGCGAACGGTCGTTTCTTTGCTTGCCACTTCCTCGGTTTCGGCTGCGTGATGGCGATGGCTTACTCGAGGCTCGCGTGGTTACCCGCTTATTTCACGCGCCATTTCGGATGGGCGATCGGGCAGACCGGGCTGGTGCTTGCACTGTTCGGTTTCGTGACCGGCGCGCTTTCGTTGCCGATCACCGGGGCGATCGTCGATCGTTGGTATGGGCGCGGTATCCTCGACGCGCATATGCGTTTCTATGTTTATGGAGCCATCGCGGTGACCGTAACCGGCGGCGCCTGTTTCTTGATGCCCAACCCGACGCTGTTTTTCGTTCTCTCCGCGATCGCGACGATCCCGCTGGGCATGGCGGCGATCGCGGCTGGTGCGATCCAGATCGTGACTCCGCCGCCCCTACGCGGGCGTATGTCGGCGATCTACTTGCTGTTCACGGGGCTGTTCGCGCTCACGGTGGGACCGGGGATCGTGGGGCTGTTCACCGATTTCGTGTTCAAAGCGGACGGGCTGATCCATTTGTCGCTCGCGGCGAGCACGCTGACGCTCGGCCCGATCGCGACGATGGCGTTCATCCTCGGCCTCGCGCCGATGCGCCGCGCGGTCGAGGCGATGCGCGCGCGCGGCGAGTAGGCTCAGGCCTTCACGTTCCGCCAGCTAAAGCGCGGCTGGTAGCCAATCACCGCGCCAGCCCGCGCCGAAGATAGGAGCGAGGCGTCGCCTTCCAGCCTGCTCTTGAACGGGCTCTGCGGGAAATGAGCGGCGGCCAGCTCGGCGCTGGAATGGCCGGTGATGTTGTCGGCGGCGGCGATGATCATCCGCTCATGGCCGGCGAAGGCCGCCTCCACTGCGAGCCGACACGCTTCGCCCGCATCCCGCGCATCGACATAGCCCCAGGCGTTGAACTTGCGGAAATGCGGGTTGGCGGCGGCGGCGGGCTGCTGCGCGTAATCGGTGACATCGAACACGTTCGAGAAACGCAGCGACGCGATTGAGAGGGTCTGATGCCAGCGCGTCACCTGATCGGCCATCTGCTCCCCCAGAAATTTCGCCATCGCATAGGACCAATTGGGCAGGTCGGGATGCGTCTCGTCGATCGGCAGGAAAGCCGGGGGTGTGTTGAAGGGCAGGCCGAGGATCGTCTCGCTCGATCCCCACACGATCCGCCTGATGCCGAGCCGTGCGCAGGCGGAAAAGACATTGTAGGTCGAGAGGGTGTTGACGTCGAAGACGCGCGCGTCGTCCGAGAGCCCGGGGGCG from Sphingomonas sp. CL5.1 harbors:
- a CDS encoding NAD(P)-dependent oxidoreductase, yielding MSTPMRVAVTGSAGKIGREAVRALKAAGHRVIGLDLRAATIDGVRTAAVDCTDFGAVLGALSGIDTMFGMAPVPQLPDAVVHLAGIPAPGLSDDARVFDVNTLSTYNVFSACARLGIRRIVWGSSETILGLPFNTPPAFLPIDETHPDLPNWSYAMAKFLGEQMADQVTRWHQTLSIASLRFSNVFDVTDYAQQPAAAANPHFRKFNAWGYVDARDAGEACRLAVEAAFAGHERMIIAAADNITGHSSAELAAAHFPQSPFKSRLEGDASLLSSARAGAVIGYQPRFSWRNVKA
- a CDS encoding MFS transporter, whose protein sequence is MDGRGLPAPRIAWTAVGVLLLLYALALIDRQIIALMVGPIRADLGISDTQIGLLQGFAFALLYALFGLPLGLAADRLPRCRVIFAGVLVWALAATACGLARDFSELLTARVLVGAGEAALAPAAYSMLSDLFPKKRLTLALGVFAVGAQLGASSSLAIGGLIVEAAKNGVTLPVLGHVNAWRFGFLATGAPGLLLAFLIFLVPEPARRGVSAARGTWRELFVFLFANGRFFACHFLGFGCVMAMAYSRLAWLPAYFTRHFGWAIGQTGLVLALFGFVTGALSLPITGAIVDRWYGRGILDAHMRFYVYGAIAVTVTGGACFLMPNPTLFFVLSAIATIPLGMAAIAAGAIQIVTPPPLRGRMSAIYLLFTGLFALTVGPGIVGLFTDFVFKADGLIHLSLAASTLTLGPIATMAFILGLAPMRRAVEAMRARGE
- a CDS encoding TonB-dependent receptor, which translates into the protein MTLSSVMRCSCSVMFATFACAPALAQAQAAGVGQEDVAGLPSTSADAAQQGDIVVTGLRRSATAQDTAAAISVLNADQLDKTGVLGTATLQFQTPGLLVSQDLGLQTQVYIRGIGSNLQGIATANSVSTYLDGVYLPNTTQTNQSFNDIERIEVLKGPQATLYGRNATGGAINIVTQEPSSQMEGKADVSYGNYNDVNLRGSLSGPVVDDVLLARFSAQYENRDGYYRNLYTGHNIANLRIAGFRAALKVIPASNFDIILRGDYTYTESGDFLKLRPATSVYYAGNPQYYTSDPRAVYYDIEPSQPARDYGVSGTIHWSTPIGKVTSITSDRVYAVGPIYYDSDQVPQPGTYFPNGVGAIGSYVRSNSLYHETYLSTDEKRPLSAIIGGTYFHENASEFKRILGPSLAQPRTFTDRYARTTAYSGYIDAKLKLGQLSIVGGIRYTTENRAYDFYRTDPVGAPTFNTRKDSKWSPRIGVEFRPSPDLLLYATATSGFKSGGFNTDVPTNSFGPESIWSYEGGLKSTFLDHRVRFNVSGFYYDYKDIQVLQYLTVNGVISPIITNAGTATLYGSDATLDIKATQNFTVGGGLSWLHSAFGSALFCDPLKGSCTNTDPAQRPFFDVKGNRLPRAPEISANFYADYKIELGSGDLTFHGDGSYRSRTYYTVFQNPIYSAPGFWLFGANVRYTASTGWFIEAYGQNLANKLAVTQIINSSPLRNPATGAILYGTAAEFDRFAPPRTYGVRIGTKF